A section of the Drosophila sechellia strain sech25 chromosome 3L, ASM438219v1, whole genome shotgun sequence genome encodes:
- the LOC6610996 gene encoding zinc finger protein 91, giving the protein MEEEAEAAQYSVHAVCRICLNRLPENGGGAGSFDLFLIPGLAKKLCVCTSLAVEQSDGFPKCLCAPCFSRLDDLHEFQKLCVDSVQKFQDMVARNVFCPPASAQMKNFDLLNVAGNETELVGQDEEDRINFDPLLDHKMEMIENEEDVFKMLEHVDKEAELVEKEVKQDELDAADLMTIFAAESSEESEEDFDQEVDFEPNSSDGDDDVPLAQRLRDNSRMTPKAKAVVIKEEDQEFPSGSEEEDEDGEKSKSRRKRIPPGERHLHRIIDCHICHQKFKKAIRYEEHMKHHNDLLPFQCKVETCRKGFTTAGGLRLHIDHAHTELSEVHSCNVDGCGKTFPRIRLLTFHMKKMHGITKAAAPPRDYPCTECEKVFRCPMALKKHMYKHDGKELPFPCNICGKRFVINSALKDHLMRHAGIKNYVCPYCGVGKTTRQEWNTHILTHTQEKKFKCHICEHASHNKQSLANHIKIVHEKIKNYACQYCGKTFGKSHACKIHEMTHTGEKRCECKVCGKKFLYPKSLTKHLKTHEKRVLRAIETYRQRQVEMGETSGEQFDNPPAPPVEGISIEPMISRNAADELLKVCAESVATIPKDPRRVQRVDLAQLAGTAVNPIPSVSVPSWSPQVNFTKKEGKHICPGCGQGFNNIGNMKRHYKIIHEKVKDFACRFCPKRFAKAQTLRHHEWIHTGEKPFECKTCGTHFRQETALKRHQRTHENRPPVISPKFYAAREELEEQERSKREAKRQAEAKRREIAEAAKEQLSSLHKLESSDRSLHSYDEYQEAAAERAAASAELQAQQFEENEVKRLAEEERRKVQEAAYEQLQLLQHQQEIDKAQSSYDGYYAQKAHADGTTLDALKIDHV; this is encoded by the exons ATGGAGGAGGAGGCCGAGGCAGCCCAGTACTCGGTGCACGCGGTGTGTCGCATCTGCCTGAATCGCCTGCCAGAGAATGGCGGCGGCGCAGGATCCTTTGACCTCTTCCTGATCCCCGGATTGGCCAAGAAGCTGTGTGTCTGCACTTCGCTGGCCGTGGAGCAGTCGGATGGCTTCCCCAAGTGTCTGTGCGCGCCGTGCTTCAGCCGACTGGACGATCTGCATGAGTTCCAAAAGCTGTGCGTGGACTCTGTGCAAAAGTTCCAGGACATGGTGGCCAGGAACGTCTTTTGCCCGCCAGCGAGTGCGCAGATGAAAAACTTTGATTTGCTCAACGTGGCGGGGAACGAGACTGAGCTGGTGGGGCAGGACGAGGAGGATCGCATCAACTTCGATCCGCTACTGGACCACAAAATGGAGATGATCGAGAACGAGGAGGATGTGTTCAAGATGTTGGAGCACGTGGACAAGGAGGCCGAGCTGGTGGAGAAGGAAGTGAAGCAAGATGAATTGGACGCTGCCGATCTGATGACCATCTTTGCCGCGGAATCCTCGGAGGAGAGCGAAGAAGACTTTGACCAAGAAGTGGACTTTGAGCCCAACAGTAGCGATGGTGACGATGATGTGCCTTTGGCCCAGCGCTTGCGGGATAATTCGCGGATGACACCAAAAGCAAAGGCAGTTGTAATTAAGGAGGAGGACCAAGAGTTCCCATCAGGctccgaggaggaggacgaggacggAGAGAAGTCAAAGAGCCGGCGCAAGAGGATTCCGCCTGGCGAACGCCACTTGCACCGCATCATCGACTGCCACATTTGCCACCAAAAGTTCAAGAAGGCCATCCGCTATGAGGAGCACATGAAGCACCACAACGATCTCCTGCCCTTCCAGTGCAAAGTGGAAACCTGCAGGAAAG GTTTCACCACCGCTGGAGGATTACGACTTCACATCGACCACGCCCACACGGAGCTATCCGAGGTGCACTCCTGCAATGTCGATGGCTGCGGCAAGACCTTTCCGCGCATACGCCTACTCACCTTTCACATGAAGAAGATGCACGGCATCACCAAGGCAGCGGCTCCTCCACGGGATTACCCTTGCACCGAGTGCGAGAAGGTATTCCGCTGTCCCATGGCGCTCAAGAAGCACATGTACAAGCACGACGGCAAGGAGCTGCCATTCCCCTGTAACATCTGCGGCAAAAGGTTCGTGATCAATAGTGCTCTAAAGGATCATCTGATGCGGCATGCGGGCATTAAGAACTACGTGTGTCCGTACTGTGGGGTGGGAAAAACCACCAGGCAGGAATGGAACACGCACATACTGACGCATACCCAGGAGAAGAAGTTCAAGTGCCACATATGCGAGCACGCCTCGCACAACAAGCAGAGCCTGGCCAACCACATTAAGATCGTGCACGAGAAGATAAAAAACTATGCGTGTCAATACTGTGGAAAGACCTTTGGCAAGTCACACGCCTGCAAGATTCACGAGATGACGCACACGGGGGAAAAGCGCTGCGAGTGCAAG GTCTGTGGGAAGAAGTTTCTCTATCCTAAGAGTTTGACCAAGCACTTGAAGACTCATGAGAAGCGCGTGCTTCGCGCTATTGAAACCTACCGCCAGCGGCAGGTGGAAATGGGCGAGACGTCTGGTGAACAGTTCGACAATCCACCCGCGCCACCAGTTGAGGGCATATCCATTGAGCCGATGATATCCCGAAACGCTGCCGACGAATTGCTCAAGGTGTGTGCCGAATCCGTGGCCACCATTCCCAAAGATCCACGCCGTGTACAACGAGTGGATCTGGCACAGTTGGCTGGCACTGCTGTGAATCCCATACCCTCTGTTTCAGTGCCGTCATGGTCGCCGCAGGTGAACTTTACCAAAAAGGAGGGCAAACATATCTGCCCCGGTTGTGGTCAGGGATTCAACAATATCGGAAACATGAAGCGGCACTATAAGATCATACACGAAAAGGTCAAAGATTTTGCCTGCCGCTTTTGCCCCAAAAGGTTCGCAAAGGCCCAAACGTTGAGGCATCACGAGTGGATTCATACGGGCGAGAAACCCTTTGAGTGCAAGACCTGCGGCACCCATTTCCGCCAGGAGACGGCGCTCAAGCGCCACCAGCGCACCCACGAGAACCGTCCACCCGTCATTTCGCCCAAGTTCTATGCCGCTCGCGAGGAGCTGGAAGAGCAGGAACGCAGCAAGCGAGAGGCGAAGCGCCAGGCGGAGGCGAAGCGGCGCGAAATTGCGGAGGCGGCCAAGGAGCAGCTATCCTCGCTGCACAAGCTTGAAAGCAGTGACCGCAGCCTGCACTCCTACGACGAGTACCAGGAGGCAGCGGCGGAGCGAGCAGCTGCATCCGCTGAACTCCAGGCGCAGCAGTTCGAAGAGAACGAGGTGAAGCGACTGGCGGAGGAGGAGCGCCGCAAGGTTCAGGAGGCTGCCTACGAGCAACTCCAGCTGTTGCAGCATCAGCAGGAGATTGACAAGGCGCAAAGCTCCTACGATGGCTACTACGCTCAGAAAGCGCATGCCGATGGCACCACTTTGGATGCTTTAAAAATCGATCATGTCTGA
- the LOC6610997 gene encoding zinc finger protein 182: protein MNEGSQYSIHTVCRTCLSAVDDSAAYDLFRVPGLAKKLCVCTSLSVEQADGFPKNLCTVCFSKLNDLHDFQKQCVDSVQKFQDLVASNAFACQTNFDVLDTSAAVADLPGEEEDNVHFDPLLNSKIEIIENEEEVFKMLESVEKEVEEVEMEMEQPFGRVSQDDSFESGNDNDLDEDFQISSDDDIPLAQRSRRGATRGSKAKGKPRSAAKRQEEEEEESEETSSSDDSDGNPKDKPKRKRIPATERDRHRLIDCHICHQKFKKAIRYEEHMKHHNDLLPFQCTVESCRKGFTTANGLRVHVEHAHTETSAMHPCTYEGCNKSFARPVLLSFHMKRVHKVDTPQRDFPCTECEKVFRCPTALKKHMYKHTGEELPFACEICGKRFPINSVLRDHLLRHAGIKNHVCPYCGVGKTTRQEWNKHILTHTKEKKYECRQCDHASHNKQALANHVKVVHEKRKDFACQYCGKTFGKSHACKIHERSHTGEKCCECKICGKVFLFEKGLTKHLKTHEKRDLPKTQGANALMGDGASGSSTIAKPSPHLRGRVERVDIAQLAGTVANPIPSVNLPSWSPQVNFTKKEGQHICPDCGKGFNHVSNMKLHYKVVHQKVKDFCCRFCPKRFAKKQYLRHHEYIHTGEKPYECKVCGKHFRQEQVLKTHMKVHDKPPRPPGKPKEPAGPKAESSTAVKRQQPKNFEQYQDPAAERAAATAELLAYQIEENEAKRKAEAELRKIQEAAFEQLNKLQKQTNTYDGFYAQKAEAEGTSVDALKLDHV, encoded by the exons ATGAATGAGGGGAGCCAGTACTCCATCCACACGGTGTGCCGCACCTGCCTGTCCGCGGTGGACGACTCGGCGGCCTACGATCTGTTCCGAGTGCCCGGTCTGGCCAAAAAGCTGTGCGTGTGCACCTCCTTGTCCGTGGAGCAGGCGGATGGCTTCCCTAAGAACCTGTGCACCGTCTGCTTCTCCAAGCTGAACGACCTACACGACTTTCAGAAGCAGTGCGTCGATTCCGTTCAAAAGTTCCAGGATCTGGTGGCCAGCAACGCCTTCGCCTGCCAAACAAACTTCGATGTCCTGGACACCAGTGCCGCCGTGGCTGATCTGCCGGGCGAGGAGGAGGACAACGTGCACTTCGATCCGCTGCTCAACTCCAAAATCGAGATCATTGAGAACGAGGAGGAAGTCTTCAAGATGCTCGAGTCCGTCGAAAAGGAGGTGGAAGAggtggagatggagatggaacAGCCGTTTGGCCGAGTATCTCAGGATGACTCCTTTGAGAGCGGCAACGACAACGACCTCGACGAAGACTTCCAAATCAGTAGTGACGACGACATTCCACTGGCCCAGCGCAGCCGGCGTGGAGCCACCCGTGGTTCTAAGGCGAAGGGCAAGCCGAGGTCGGCTGCCAAGAgacaggaggaggaggaggaggagtccGAGGAGACAAGCTCATCAGACGACTCCGATGGCAATCCCAAGGACAAGCCGAAACGCAAGAGGATTCCTGCTACGGAACGGGATCGCCACCGCCTGATTGACTGCCACATCTGCCACCAGAAGTTCAAGAAGGCGATTCGCTACGAGGAGCACATGAAGCATCACAACGACTTGCTACCCTTCCAGTGCACCGTCGAGAGTTGCCGAAAGG GCTTTACCACCGCCAATGGACTGCGCGTCCATGTGGAGCACGCCCACACGGAGACATCGGCCATGCATCCGTGCACCTACGAGGGCTGCAACAAGTCCTTTGCCCGGCCCGTGCTGCTCAGCTTCCACATGAAACGCGTGCACAAGGTGGACACCCCGCAGAGGGACTTCCCCTGCACGGAGTGCGAGAAGGTCTTCCGCTGCCCCACTGCCCTCAAGAAGCACATGTACAAGCACACGGGCGAGGAGCTGCCCTTCGCCTGTGAAATTTGCGGCAAGCGCTTCCCCATCAATAGTGTGCTGCGCGACCATCTGCTGCGCCATGCGGGCATCAAGAACCATGTGTGCCCGTACTGCGGAGTGGGCAAGACGACGCGCCAGGAGTGGAACAAGCACATCCTCACCCACACGAAGGAGAAGAAGTACGAGTGCCGGCAGTGCGACCACGCCTCCCACAACAAACAGGCGCTGGCCAACCACGTGAAGGTGGTGCACGAGAAGCGCAAGGACTTTGCCTGCCAATACTGCGGAAAGACCTTTGGCAAGTCGCACGCCTGCAAGATTCACGAGCGAAGTCATACCGGCGAAAAGTGCTGCGAGTGCAAGATCTGCGGCAAGGTGTTCCTCTTCGAGAAGGGCCTTACCAAGCATTTGAAAACTCACGAAAAGCGTGATCTGCCCAAGACGCAGGGGGCCAATGCCTTAATGGGCGACGGGGCCAGTGGATCCTCGACAATAGCCAAGCCCAGTCCGCACCTGCGTGGTCGCGTCGAGCGGGTGGACATTGCCCAGCTGGCTGGAACGGTGGCCAACCCAATTCCATCGGTCAACCTGCCCTCGTGGTCGCCGCAAGTGAACTTCACCAAGAAGGAGGGCCAGCACATCTGTCCGGATTGCGGCAAGGGGTTCAATCACGTGAGCAACATGAAGCTGCACTACAAGGTGGTGCACCAAAAGGTCAAAGACTTCTGCTGCCGCTTCTGCCCGAAGAGATTCGCCAAGAAGCAGTACCTGCGGCACCACGAGTATATACACACTGGCGAAAAGCCCTACGAGTGCAAGGTGTGCGGCAAGCATTTCCGGCAGGAGCAGGTGCTCAAGACGCATATGAAGGTGCACGACAAGCCGCCCCGGCCGCCCGGCAAGCCCAAGGAGCCGGCTGGTCCCAAGGCGGAGTCCAGCACCGCGGTGAAGCGCCAGCAGCCGAAGAATTTCGAGCAGTACCAGGATCCGGCGGCGGAAAGGGCAGCGGCCACCGCCGAGCTGCTGGCCTACCAGATCGAGGAGAACGAGGCCAAGCGGAAGGCGGAGGCGGAGCTCCGGAAGATCCAGGAGGCTGCCTTCGAGCAGCTAAACAAGCTGCAGAAGCAGACGAACACGTACGACGGCTTCTACGCGCAGAAGGCGGAGGCGGAGGGCACCTCGGTGGACGCACTGAAGTTGGACCATGTTTGA
- the LOC6610998 gene encoding uncharacterized protein LOC6610998: MEQPDKEVQALEAEVKVLNTELALQNAGNRRNRLKREIAELEEVMEKQRIALVNANKNRKAAKTIILSLMDLNQKGGKTPTESNSPSDNEGSSEDFDLDEE; the protein is encoded by the exons ATGGAGCAACCAGACAAGGAAGTACAAGCTCTCGAAGCCGAAGTTAAAGTATTGAACACGGAACTGGCACTGCAAAATGCCGGGAATAGAAGAAATAGGCTTAAGCGGGAGATCGCAGAGTTGGAGGAGGTCATGGAGAAGCAGAGGATAGCATTGGTGAATGCCAACAAAAACAGGAAGGCAGCTAAGACAATTATCTTAAGTCTGATGGATTTGAATCAGAAGGGCGGTAAAACCCCAACA GAGTCAAATAGTCCTTCAGACAATGAAGGATCCTCTGAGGATTTCGACTTGGATGAAGAATAG
- the LOC6611000 gene encoding zinc finger protein 184 produces the protein MNEGRQYSIHSLCRICLNHLQNDAAYDLYLVPGLSKKLCFCTSLSVEQNDGFPKNLCTLCYTKLNELHDFQKQCVDSVQKFQDLVASNVFACQSSFDVFDPNVAVQDYPPEEEDHVNYDPLLNHKMELIENEEDVFKMLEHVDKEAEEVEKEAKVEEDDGGNVSVKMFDDDSSIESGNDNDHDLDFEPNSSDDDIPLAQRMKGPATGSGSQQDRFSNLDKPKPRPRGRPKKIKPPPPEEEDLSDSSSESDDSEDGTSRGDKPKRKRIPMEERHLHRIIDCHICHQKFKKAIRYEEHMKYHNDLLPFQCKVETCKKGFTTANGLRIHIDHAHTELSEVHACIAEGCGKTFPRVRLLTFHMKKVHGITKAAAPLRDFPCTECDTVFRCPTALKKHMYKHTGEELPYPCNICGKRFVINSALRDHLMRHAGIKNHVCPYCGVGKTTRQEWNAHILTHTKEKKFKCRQCDHASHNKQALSNHVKVVHEKRKDFACQYCGKTFGKSHACKVHERSHTGEKCCECKICGKIFLCEKSLTKHLKTHEKRDLPPAEPLRQQLNIPMPGQMSVPMPGQMPMQMQSDGLVPMDPSQMPSEDMLKACGGGTAAVPPKPKNSRRVQRVDISQLAGTAVNPIPSVSVPSWSPQVNFTKKEGQHICPGCGRGFNNIGNMKLHYKIIHEKVKDFACRFCPKRFSKAQILRHHEWIHTGEKPFECKICGKHFRQETALKKHIKTHEKPNRRHVPERSAPTQITFRKLEPDAEPRNFDQYQDPAVERAAATAELLAHQLEENEAKRKAEIERQKIAAAACEQLTKLQQQQEIIKATTSYDGYYAQKAQSEGTSLDALKIDHV, from the exons ATGAACGAGGGCAGGCAGTACTCGATCCACAGCCTGTGCAGGATTTGTCTGAACCACCTGCAGAACGACGCCGCCTACGATTTGTATCTGGTGCCAGGTCTTTCGAAGAAGCTATGCTTCTGCACATCCTTGTCCGTGGAGCAGAACGACGGCTTCCCGAAGAACCTGTGCACTCTGTGCTACACCAAGCTGAACGAGCTGCACGACTTTCAGAAGCAGTGCGTCGATTCCGTGCAAAAGTTCCAGGATCTGGTGGCCAGCAATGTCTTCGCCTGCCAGAGCAGCTTCGACGTTTTCGATCCCAACGTTGCCGTGCAGGACTACCCGCCCGAGGAAGAGGACCACGTCAACTATGACCCGCTTCTGAACCACAAGATGGAGTTGATCGAGAATGAGGAGGATGTCTTTAAGATGCTGGAGCATGTCGACAAAGAGGCCGAGGAGGTGGAGAAGGAGGCCAAGGTAGAGGAGGATGACGGGGGCAACGTTTCCGTCAAGATGTTCGACGACGATTCCTCCATCGAGAGCGGCAATGACAACGACCACGATCTGGACTTCGAGCCAAACAGCAGCGATGATGACATTCCGCTGGCCCAGCGCATGAAGGGACCAGCTACCGGATCAGGATCCCAGCAGGACCGTTTTAGCAACCTAGACAAACCCAAGCCGAGGCCTCGGGGACGGCCCAAAAAGATAAAACCGCCTCCGCCAGAGGAGGAGGACTTGAGCGACTCATCTTCCGAATCAGATGACTCCGAAGACGGCACATCGCGGGGCGACAAACCGAAGAGGAAGCGCATTCCCATGGAGGAACGCCACCTGCACCGCATCATCGACTGCCACATTTGCCACCAGAAGTTCAAGAAGGCCATCCGCTACGAGGAGCACATGAAGTACCACAACGACCTGCTGCCCTTCCAATGCAAGGTGGAGACCTGCAAGAAAG GTTTCACCACCGCCAATGGGCTGCGCATTCACATCGACCACGCCCACACAGAGCTGTCCGAGGTTCACGCCTGCATCGCCGAGGGCTGCGGCAAGACCTTCCCGCGCGTCCGCCTGCTCACCTTCCACATGAAGAAGGTGCACGGCATCACCAAGGCGGCTGCTCCGCTTCGAGATTTCCCCTGCACAGAATGCGACACCGTATTCCGCTGCCCCACAGCACTCAAGAAGCACATGTATAAGCACACGGGCGAGGAGCTTCCGTATCCTTGCAATATCTGCGGCAAGCGTTTTGTAATCAATAGTGCATTAAGGGATCACCTTATGCGGCACGCGGGCATCAAGAACCATGTGTGCCCGTACTGCGGGGTGGGCAAGACGACGCGCCAGGAATGGAACGCCCACATCCTCACGCACACCAAGGAGAAGAAGTTCAAGTGCCGGCAGTGCGACCATGCCTCGCACAACAAACAGGCGTTGTCCAATCATGTAAAGGTGGTGCACGAGAAGCGCAAGGACTTTGCCTGCCAGTACTGTGGAAAGACCTTCGGCAAGTCGCACGCCTGTAAGGTGCACGAGAGGAGTCACACGGGGGAGAAGTGCTGCGAGTGCAAGATCTGTGGCAAGATATTCCTCTGCGAGAAGAGCCTCACCAAGCATTTGAAGACGCACGAGAAAAGGGATCTGCCGCCGGCGGAGCCTCTTCGCCAGCAGCTTAACATTCCCATGCCCGGCCAAATGTCCGTACCGATGCCGGGCCAGATGCCGATGCAGATGCAGTCGGACGGATTGGTGCCAATGGACCCCAGCCAGATGCCCAGTGAGGACATGCTGAAGGCCTGCGGCGGCGGGACCGCTGCAGTGCCTCCCAAACCGAAGAACTCGCGACGCGTCCAGCGGGTGGACATTTCTCAGCTGGCGGGAACTGCGGTGAATCCAATACCTTCCGTCTCGGTGCCCTCGTGGTCGCCGCAGGTGAACTTCACCAAGAAGGAGGGCCAGCACATCTGTCCaggctgtgggcgtggcttCAATAACATTGGAAACATGAAACTTCACTACAAAATCATCCACGAGAAGGTCAAGGACTTTGCCTGTCGCTTCTGCCCGAAGAGATTCTCCAAGGCACAGATTCTGCGGCACCACGAATGGATCCACACGGGCGAGAAGCCCTTCGAGTGCAAGATTTGCGGCAAGCACTTCCGCCAGGAGACGGCACTCAAGAAACACATCAAGACGCACGAGAAGCCGAACCGGAGACACGTGCCCGAGCGCAGTGCGCCCACTCAGATCACGTTCCGCAAGCTGGAGCCGGACGCCGAGCCGCGTAACTTTGACCAGTACCAGGATCCGGCGGTGGAGCGGGCAGCGGCCACCGCTGAGCTGCTGGCGCAccagctggaggagaacgaggCCAAGCGGAAGGCGGAAATCGAGCGGCAGAAGATCGCGGCGGCGGCCTGCGAACAACTGAcgaagctgcagcagcagcaggagatCATCAAGGCGACCACCTCGTACGATGGCTACTATGCGCAGAAAGCGCAATCCGAGGGCACCAGCCTGGATGCCCTGAAGATCGACCACGTCTAG